One segment of Bacteroides caecimuris DNA contains the following:
- the mobC gene encoding conjugal transfer protein MobC, producing the protein MQQEDDLRGLAKVMEFMRAISIVFIVIHVYWYCYRSFVDMGINIGVVDRILLNFQRTAGLFSNLLITKVFAVIFLALSCLGTKGVKNQKMTWQKIYASFLAGLVLFFMNWWMLDLPLSPMVNAALYTATLTAGYILLLMSGVWISRMLKNNLMEDVFNTANESFMQETRLMENEYSVNLPTKFVYQGREWDGWINIINPFRATIVLGTPGSGKSYAVVNNYIKQQISKGFSLYLYDYKFDDLSIIAYNELLKNLDKYKVKPEFYVINFDDPRRSHRCNPINPKFMVDISDAYESAYTILLNLNKTWIQKQGDFFVESPIILLAAIIWYLRIYQDGKYCTFPHAIEFLNKPYADIFTILTSYPSLENYLSPFMDAWQGGAQDQLQGQIASAKIPLSRMISPQLYWVMTGDDFTLDLNNPEHPKILCVGNNPDRQNIYSAALGLYNSRIVKLVNKKGQLKSSIIIDELPTIYFRGIDNLIATARSNKVAVCLGFQDFSQLTRDYGEKEAKVIQNTVGNIFSGQVVGETAKNLSERFGKILQQRQSISINRQDTSTSINTQMDSLIPASKIANLSQGTFVGSVADNFGEEIDQKIFHARIIVDNEKVAAETKAYKKIPVINEFRDADGNDIMQQQIDRNYSQIKADVVRIIEDEITRIKNDPDLKHLIPQEENDKDNE; encoded by the coding sequence ATGCAACAAGAAGATGATTTGAGAGGACTGGCCAAGGTCATGGAGTTCATGCGTGCCATATCCATCGTGTTTATTGTCATCCACGTCTATTGGTACTGCTACCGTTCATTCGTGGATATGGGTATCAATATCGGGGTAGTCGACAGGATACTCCTGAATTTCCAGCGGACGGCAGGGCTTTTCAGCAACCTGCTCATAACAAAGGTCTTTGCCGTCATATTCCTCGCCCTCTCGTGCTTGGGTACAAAAGGCGTAAAGAACCAAAAGATGACATGGCAGAAAATATATGCCTCTTTCCTTGCCGGACTGGTGCTGTTTTTCATGAACTGGTGGATGCTCGACCTGCCGCTCAGTCCGATGGTCAATGCCGCCTTGTACACGGCAACACTTACAGCCGGGTATATCCTGCTGCTGATGTCCGGCGTGTGGATAAGCCGGATGCTGAAGAACAATCTCATGGAAGATGTGTTCAACACGGCCAATGAGAGCTTCATGCAGGAGACACGGCTCATGGAGAATGAGTATTCCGTCAACCTGCCGACAAAGTTTGTCTATCAAGGCAGGGAATGGGACGGATGGATCAATATAATCAACCCCTTCCGCGCTACCATCGTGCTTGGAACGCCCGGTTCGGGCAAGAGCTACGCGGTAGTAAACAATTACATCAAACAGCAGATTTCCAAAGGATTCTCTCTTTATCTGTATGATTATAAATTCGATGACCTTTCCATTATAGCCTATAACGAACTGCTGAAAAATCTTGATAAATACAAGGTCAAACCGGAATTTTATGTCATAAATTTCGACGACCCGCGACGCAGCCACCGGTGCAATCCCATCAACCCGAAATTCATGGTGGATATCAGTGATGCCTACGAATCGGCATACACCATACTCTTAAATTTGAACAAGACCTGGATACAGAAACAAGGTGATTTCTTCGTGGAATCCCCGATTATTCTTTTGGCGGCTATTATATGGTATTTGCGCATCTATCAGGACGGTAAATACTGCACGTTCCCTCACGCGATAGAATTTCTGAACAAGCCGTATGCCGATATTTTCACTATTCTTACCTCGTATCCGTCTTTGGAAAACTACCTATCCCCGTTCATGGACGCCTGGCAAGGGGGCGCACAAGACCAGTTGCAAGGCCAGATAGCAAGTGCGAAAATCCCGCTTTCAAGAATGATTTCCCCACAGCTTTACTGGGTGATGACCGGCGATGATTTCACACTCGACCTGAACAACCCCGAGCACCCCAAAATCCTGTGTGTCGGCAACAATCCCGACAGGCAGAACATCTATTCCGCAGCCCTCGGATTGTATAACAGCCGTATCGTGAAATTAGTGAACAAGAAGGGGCAACTCAAATCATCCATCATCATAGATGAGCTGCCGACCATATATTTTCGCGGCATCGACAACCTGATTGCCACCGCCCGTAGTAACAAGGTGGCGGTCTGTCTCGGCTTTCAGGACTTCTCGCAGTTGACCCGTGACTACGGTGAGAAAGAAGCGAAGGTCATCCAAAACACAGTGGGCAATATCTTCAGCGGTCAGGTTGTGGGAGAAACAGCAAAGAATCTTTCGGAACGCTTCGGAAAGATACTCCAACAGCGGCAGTCCATTTCCATCAACCGGCAGGACACCTCCACCTCCATCAACACACAGATGGACTCCCTCATTCCGGCATCGAAAATCGCCAACCTCTCACAGGGTACGTTCGTGGGCAGCGTAGCGGACAACTTCGGGGAAGAAATTGACCAGAAGATTTTCCATGCCCGCATTATTGTCGATAACGAGAAGGTAGCGGCGGAAACCAAAGCCTACAAGAAAATACCCGTCATCAACGAATTCAGGGATGCGGACGGCAACGACATCATGCAACAGCAGATAGACCGAAACTATTCCCAGATAAAAGCGGACGTGGTGCGGATAATCGAGGATGAGATAACCCGTATAAAGAACGACCCTGATTTGAAACACCTGATACCACAGGAAGAAAATGACAAGGATAATGAATAG
- the mobB gene encoding conjugal transfer protein MobB, with the protein MVAKINRGVSLYGAITYNQQKVNDTTARIIAGNRMITDVAGNPDRVMQQTLWAFDNYLLANKNTEKPILHISLNPSVDDRLTDAQFAELAKEYMQRMGYGDQPYIVYVHEDIDRRHIHIVSTCVNEKGEKIDDTYEWNRSMKACRELEKKFGLKQVEDKRKELLEPYMKKADYQSGDVKRQVSNIVKSVFGSYRFQSFGEFSALLSCFNIEAKQVRGEFDGTPYNGIVYTMTDDTGKPVCTPVKSSLIGKRYGYEGLEKRIGYNAREYRNKKWQPKIRNEVALAMHGCRGDRDEFVRLLAGKGIDAVFRENDEGRIYGATFIDHKNREVYNGSRLGKEFSANAFERLFNSPVNIPDLDAPVPDLDRQGGFSSDMESSIEQAFGIFGIETNGPDPQEEALARRLQRKKKKKRRSRGVS; encoded by the coding sequence ATGGTGGCGAAAATCAACAGGGGTGTCTCGCTCTACGGAGCAATCACCTACAACCAGCAGAAAGTGAATGACACCACCGCGCGTATCATTGCGGGAAACCGTATGATTACCGATGTGGCAGGCAATCCGGATCGTGTCATGCAGCAGACCCTTTGGGCGTTTGACAACTACCTCCTCGCCAACAAGAACACGGAAAAGCCCATCCTGCATATTTCCCTGAACCCTTCTGTAGATGACCGCCTCACTGATGCCCAATTCGCGGAATTGGCAAAAGAGTATATGCAGCGAATGGGCTACGGTGACCAGCCCTACATTGTATATGTACACGAGGATATAGACAGGAGACATATCCATATCGTTTCTACCTGCGTGAACGAGAAAGGGGAAAAGATAGACGACACCTACGAGTGGAACCGCTCGATGAAAGCCTGCCGGGAGCTGGAAAAGAAATTCGGGTTGAAGCAGGTGGAGGACAAGCGGAAGGAGTTGTTGGAGCCGTACATGAAGAAGGCGGACTACCAAAGCGGTGATGTGAAACGGCAGGTTTCCAATATCGTGAAGAGCGTGTTCGGCTCGTACCGTTTCCAGTCTTTTGGCGAATTCAGCGCCTTGCTTTCCTGTTTCAATATCGAGGCGAAACAGGTCAGGGGCGAGTTCGATGGTACACCCTATAACGGCATCGTCTATACCATGACTGACGATACGGGAAAGCCGGTATGTACTCCTGTCAAGTCTTCCCTTATCGGGAAACGGTACGGTTACGAGGGACTGGAAAAGCGTATCGGGTACAACGCCCGTGAATACAGGAACAAGAAATGGCAACCGAAGATACGGAACGAGGTGGCACTTGCCATGCACGGATGCCGTGGAGACAGGGACGAGTTCGTCCGTCTGCTTGCCGGAAAAGGCATTGATGCGGTATTCCGTGAAAATGACGAGGGACGTATCTATGGAGCGACTTTCATCGACCACAAGAACCGGGAGGTGTACAACGGCTCCCGGCTCGGCAAGGAGTTCTCGGCAAATGCCTTCGAGCGGTTGTTCAACAGTCCGGTCAATATTCCCGATTTGGACGCGCCTGTGCCTGACCTTGACCGGCAAGGCGGTTTCTCCTCCGATATGGAAAGTTCCATCGAGCAGGCTTTCGGAATCTTCGGCATTGAAACCAACGGTCCCGACCCGCAGGAAGAGGCTCTTGCCCGCAGGCTGCAACGCAAGAAGAAAAAGAAGCGCCGCTCCCGTGGAGTATCCTGA
- the mobA gene encoding conjugal transfer protein MobA, with the protein MHMEENKRKKSKKGVGRKPKSDPAVHRYVVRLNSEENGRFDIQFQKSGLKERSKFIKTMIFGKEIKVVKIDKATMDYYIRLTNFYHQFQSIGNNYNQTVKAVKTNFGEKRAYALLRNLEKATIDLVLLSKRIIMLTREFEDAYLIKRKREEE; encoded by the coding sequence ATGCATATGGAAGAAAACAAGAGGAAAAAATCAAAAAAAGGAGTGGGTAGAAAACCAAAATCCGACCCTGCCGTGCATCGTTATGTAGTGCGGTTGAACTCGGAAGAGAACGGACGTTTTGACATTCAATTCCAAAAATCAGGATTAAAGGAACGCTCCAAGTTTATCAAGACAATGATTTTCGGTAAAGAAATCAAGGTAGTAAAAATCGACAAGGCAACGATGGACTATTACATCCGTCTGACCAATTTCTACCATCAGTTCCAGAGTATCGGAAACAATTACAACCAGACGGTAAAAGCCGTAAAGACCAACTTCGGGGAGAAACGGGCCTACGCCTTGCTCCGCAATCTTGAAAAGGCAACGATAGACCTGGTGCTGCTGAGCAAGCGGATTATCATGCTCACCCGTGAATTTGAAGATGCCTATCTGATAAAGAGGAAAAGGGAGGAGGAATGA
- a CDS encoding ParA family protein: protein MKKDTVLVAVCNQKGGVGKSTMTIMLAGYYHYLKGLNVAVIDCDYPQYSLVRMKERDMRTVEHSEYFKQLMVSQYERINKKAYTIVGSKAENARDAAEKLKKNGDYDLIVVDLPGTVNSSGVINTIVNMDYVITPIIPDRIVMQSSLSFSTTVWDYAKANKDTPLQKFLFFWTRKDTRASTEVFDAYNIILQKLEFTVLDTVIPETNRYNKELSLATRNYFRCTLFPPPAKLLKGSGLAELAEELLTKLKL, encoded by the coding sequence ATGAAAAAAGACACAGTTTTAGTTGCCGTTTGCAACCAGAAAGGCGGAGTCGGCAAATCGACCATGACGATTATGCTCGCCGGGTATTATCATTACCTGAAAGGACTGAACGTGGCTGTCATCGACTGCGATTATCCGCAGTACAGCCTGGTACGTATGAAAGAAAGGGATATGCGCACCGTTGAGCATAGCGAGTATTTCAAGCAACTGATGGTTTCCCAATATGAGCGCATCAATAAGAAAGCCTACACGATTGTCGGCTCAAAAGCGGAGAACGCCCGTGATGCGGCTGAAAAACTGAAGAAAAATGGTGACTACGACTTGATTGTCGTGGATTTACCCGGAACCGTGAACTCTTCGGGCGTGATCAACACCATCGTGAATATGGACTATGTGATTACACCGATTATTCCCGACCGTATTGTAATGCAGAGCAGCCTCTCGTTCTCCACCACTGTTTGGGACTATGCCAAAGCGAATAAGGATACTCCATTGCAGAAATTCCTCTTTTTTTGGACCCGTAAGGATACCCGTGCTTCCACGGAGGTCTTTGATGCATACAATATCATCCTGCAAAAATTGGAGTTTACGGTATTAGATACCGTCATCCCGGAGACCAACCGCTACAACAAGGAACTGTCCTTGGCTACCCGGAACTATTTCCGTTGCACCCTGTTTCCGCCTCCCGCCAAACTGTTGAAGGGAAGCGGACTGGCAGAGCTGGCAGAAGAACTATTGACAAAATTAAAACTATAA
- a CDS encoding DUF3408 domain-containing protein, with the protein MAKKQVTVNEEMIRGIMAGDIPNYGKEDISVDDAMTTDESDRNECGSGNPEPVPAEKSTGRQKRRKDGTDSYRKQFLMGGNVLQRQQAYIGINNYLFIQKFLSVVAPKVSMSKYIDDVLTAHIEQYQEEIDSLYHNQINNEPLYKK; encoded by the coding sequence ATGGCAAAGAAACAAGTAACCGTGAATGAAGAGATGATCAGAGGCATTATGGCCGGGGATATACCCAATTATGGGAAAGAAGACATATCCGTGGATGATGCAATGACCACTGATGAATCCGACAGGAATGAGTGCGGATCGGGAAATCCCGAACCTGTACCTGCCGAGAAAAGCACTGGCAGACAAAAGAGACGGAAAGACGGTACGGATTCGTACCGCAAGCAGTTCCTCATGGGAGGAAATGTTCTGCAAAGGCAGCAGGCTTATATAGGTATCAACAATTACCTGTTCATACAGAAGTTCCTGTCGGTTGTAGCCCCCAAGGTCAGTATGTCAAAATACATTGATGATGTACTTACCGCCCATATAGAACAATACCAGGAGGAAATAGACAGCCTCTATCACAATCAAATCAATAATGAACCTTTATACAAGAAATGA